In Bacteroidia bacterium, the sequence AACCAATCCGATAGAGGTGGATTTACTGAACAAAGTAAGGTTGTTTTTAGCCGGATTGGGGTAAAGAATATAGCCTTGATTGTCAAGAGTTTGGATGCCTGTATGGTCGATTTGGAAATTTCCGGGAGGCATACTATCGATGTAATTTACTTCGGAAACAGTTGTTTGGCCACCACCGCCACCAAAGCCTGAGGAAGCGCGGGTAGTAATTTGCAGAACAGGAACTCCGATATTTTTAGCCAGCCATTTGTATTCGATAATAGTACTAGGCAAGGTAAGTGGGAAAGGAAATGGACCTTGGAGAAAGATGATGCTATCGACCCCAACGATGGTTGATTTAACTCTTAGAACCTGAGGCCATTCACCATAAGGAGTATAAAGTTTTCCCCATCCATCAACTTCATTGGTACGCACTTGACGGTGGTAATAATCGACAAAGGAGGGAATATGAATTTCATAGTTGGATGCTGATGAAAAATTATCTTGGTACTCCAGGGGGAACTCATAAATAATGTCTTTTCCATTGAAGGCATTAGGGCTTGGGACATCATTGAGTTTAAAAGCATTTCCAACGATAGCGTATTGGTTATCGAAATTTCGTTGGATAAAGTCATAAGCATCGGTAATGGAAAACATGCTAGAACCGCCGGTACCTGTTGGAGGAGTAGGGATGGTATTGCTTCGTTGAGCGAGGTCAGAGAAGTTGTCGGGGTATAAAATCAGGTTGGTAAAAACGAAGTTATAAGAAACCGGGGTTTCCAGAGGCGAGAAAAAGGTATCGACTGTTTGGGATTTGGAAGAAAGGAAGGTATAGTCCCAAACCTGATCTGCACCGGTTTGAGTAAGAAGGTAATCGGTTTGATTTCCGCCACCTCCACCACCACCGCCTAAGGCAGAACTCAGCCTGAAAGTGTCGCCAACATTAGGCATATCGTTGGTAAGGATTGAAATTTGAGCCGATGATTGGAAGCTCAGAAAAACAATCAAAAAGAGAAAGGTAAGGGTAGAAGTTAAAATGCGCATTAGGGGGTTGCTGTTTTGAAATATTTGCGAAGGTAAAAAACACTGAGAATCAACATAACTAAAAAATAGATATACTCATTGCACCAAATAAGTCCGAGGGAAAGGTGGGCTACTTCGGATGCATACCAGGTGTAAAGAAAATAAAAGATAAGAGTAGTAATTTCAATGGCTAGGGTAATAAGTGTTTTACCCAGTCCGGAGACAATAGAAAGGATGTTATGAGCCAAAGCAAAGCAAAAAACAGAGCCTGAAATGATGTAGATAATTGGAATCGTATCGTCAATGACCGGGGAAATATTGGTAAAAAGTTTCATGAGTCCTTGCGGGTAGATTAAATTTAGAAATACCAACAAAGCGGTAATGCCCAAGCACATCCATACCACTTTTTTAGCAGTAGGAATTACTTCATT encodes:
- a CDS encoding T9SS type A sorting domain-containing protein: MRILTSTLTFLFLIVFLSFQSSAQISILTNDMPNVGDTFRLSSALGGGGGGGGNQTDYLLTQTGADQVWDYTFLSSKSQTVDTFFSPLETPVSYNFVFTNLILYPDNFSDLAQRSNTIPTPPTGTGGSSMFSITDAYDFIQRNFDNQYAIVGNAFKLNDVPSPNAFNGKDIIYEFPLEYQDNFSSASNYEIHIPSFVDYYHRQVRTNEVDGWGKLYTPYGEWPQVLRVKSTIVGVDSIIFLQGPFPFPLTLPSTIIEYKWLAKNIGVPVLQITTRASSGFGGGGGQTTVSEVNYIDSMPPGNFQIDHTGIQTLDNQGYILYPNPAKNNLTLFSKSTSIGLVQIKDLQGRVVLESTGNQAETQFNITSLQAGMYTISFQNRVVKWIKEN